Sequence from the Amycolatopsis sp. NBC_00345 genome:
GGGCTTCCGGCTCGTGCTCGCGGGCGCCGTCGTGGTGCTCGGGCTGGCCGGCGTCGCCGCGGGCCGGGCGAGCCGGCGCGTGCGGACGCCGGCGCTGGGCCTGGTCGCGGGGCTGTGCTTCGGGGTCGTCGCGATCTCCGGCCGGGTCATGCCCAGCCTGGCGCCGCTGGACCTGCTCACCGACCCGGCGCTCTACATCGTCGCCGTCGCCGGCGGCCTGGCGATGCTGTTCTACGCCACGGCCCTGCAACGCGGCAGCGTCACCACGTCCACCGCGATGATGGTGCTCGGCGAAACCGTGCTGCCGTCGCTGATCGGCATCGTCCTGCTCGGCGACCGCACCCGGCCCGGCTTCGTCCTCGTCGCCGTCGCGGGCTTCGTCCTCGCCGTCACCGCGGCACTCGCACTCGCCCGGTTCGGCGAACCCGCACCGATCGAACAGCAGGCCACCGTCCACTGAGGCCGCGCCCGCGGCTCGCTCAGCCCGGATTCCGGCGGTGCGGCCCGCTCAGGCCGCCAGGCTTGCGGGCCGATCACCGGACCATCGCCCGGCTTCGTCCCCATCGCCGTCGCGGGCTTCGTCCTCGCCGTCACCGCGGCACTCGCACTCGCCCGGTTCGGCGAACCCGCACCGATCGAACCGCAGGCCGCCATCCACTGAGGCCGCGCCGCGCCGTCAGCCCCGGTTGCGCCGCCACTGGCTCGACAGCAGCCACATCAGGTACAGCCCGCCGATGGCGCCGGTCGCGATGCCGACCGGCAGGCCCTCCTCGCCGAAGACCAGCCGGGTCACCAGGTCGCTCGCCACGAGCAGCAGCGCGCCCATCAGCGCCGCCGACACCAGGGTGGGCCGCGCCGAGCGGGCCAGCCGCTTCGCCAGCTGCGGGGCCGCGAGCGCGACGAACGCGATCGGCCCGGCAGCCGCGGTGGCGACCGCGCACAGCGTGACGCTGACCGCGATCAGCACCATGCGGGTGCGTTCGACCGGCACCCCGAGGCCCTTCGCCGAGTCGTCGCCCATCTCCAGCAGCGAAAGCCGCCGGCCGTAACCGAAGGCGATCGGCAGCAGGATCACCACCGCGATCCCGACCGGCACGACCTCTTCCCAGCCGCGCCCGTTGAGCCCGCCGACCAGCCAGGCCTGCGCCGAGTACGCGTCCTGCAGGGACGCGCGCGTGATCAGGTACGAGTTGAACGCGGTCAGCATGGCGGCCACGCCGATGCCGACCAGGATCAGCCGGAACCCTTGCACCCCACGGCGGAACGCGAGCAGCCCGACCACCAGCGCGGTCAGCAGGCCACCGGCCAGCGCGCCGAGCGCCACCGACGAAGACCCGCCGTGCGCCAGCACGATCACCAGCAGCGCGCCGGTCGCCGAACCCTCGGTGAAGCCGATCACGTCCGGGCTGCCCAGCGGATTCCCGGACAAGCTCTGCAGCACCCCGCCGCTGACCCCGAGCGCGCCGCCGACCAGCAGCGCCACCAGCAGCCGCGGCAGGCGCAGCGTCGTCACGATGAACTCGGTCCCGGCGTCGCCGAAGCCGAACAGCGTCTTCACCACGTCGCCGAACGACAGCGGGTAGTCCCCGGTCGTCATACTCACCGCGCTCAGCAGGAAGACCAGTACGAACAGCACGATCCCGACGACCAGCGCGCGCGGCGCCACCCGGACCGAAACCCGGCCCGTACCAATCGGTTTTTCCTTCACCGCGTTCACAGGCGCGCCAGCTTCCGGCGACGGCACAGCGCGATGAACACCGGGGCGCCGAGGAACGCCGTCACGATGCCCACCTGCAGCTCTTCCGGCGGGTTGAGGATGCGCCCGAGCACGTCGGCGCCGATCAGCAGCACCGGCGAGAGCACCATCGAATACGGCAGCACCCACCGCTGGTCCGGGCCGACCATGATCCGCACGGCCTGCGGCACGGCCAGCCCGATGAACGCGACCGGCCCGATCGCCGCCGTCGACGCGCCGCACAGCAGCGTCACCGCGATCGCGCCGAGCACCCGCGTGCGGCCGATGTGCGCGCCGAGCGCCTTGCCGGTCTGCTCGCCGAGCGCCAGCACGTTCAGTGGCCGCGCGAGCAGCAGCGCCAGGATGATGCCGACCGCGATGAACGGCGAGACCTGCAGCAGCACGTCGCCGCGGCGGCCGCTGAGCGAGCCGACGTTCCAGAACCGGAACTGGTTGAAGGTGTCCGGGTCGATCAGCAGCACCGCGCCGATGTAGGCCTGCAGCACGGCGGTCAGCGCCGCACCCGACATCACCAGCCGGTCCGGCGTCGCGCCGGCCCGCCCCGCGGTGCCGAGCAGGTAGACGGCCACCGAAGCGATGGCCGCGCCGAGGAACGCGAACCAGACGTAGCCCAGTACCCCGGTCACCCCGGCGAACGCGATGGCCGAGACCACCGCCGCCGCCGCGCCGTTGTTGACGCCCAGCAGGCCGGGATCGGCGAGCGGGTTGCGCGTCAGCGCCTGCATCACCGCGCCGGCCAGGCCGAGCGCGGCGCCGACGAGCGCGCCCAGCAGCGTCCGCGGGATCCGCTGGTCGTGGATGATCACCGCGTCGGCCGAGCCGTCGTTGTGCCACAGCACCGACCAGGTGGACGCGAACGGGATGCCCTTCGAGCCGACCCAGATGCTGAGCAGCATGACCAGCACGAGCACGCCGGCCGCGCACAACAGGCCGGCGCCGCGCAGGGCCCGGGCTCGCGCGCGTGGTGCGGGCGGCGGATCCGCCCGCGGCACGGGCGGACTGGCGCTCACGACCACGAAACCTCCTGGGGACCGGGACCTCATCGGGAGCCGTTCTTAGACTAGCCTTACCTATCAAGACAGAGCGCAGGCGGGACTGATTGGAGGGCGCCGGTGACGACGGCTGCAGCGACCACCGGGCGGGACGTGCTGCGGAGCGCGATCGCCGGGCAGCGGAAGCCGGTGGTGCTCGCCTCCGTGCTGGCCGCCACCCACCAGGGCGGCGAGGCACTGGTGCCGGTCGTGATCGGCGTGGTGATCGACCGCGCCGTCGCGGACAGCTCCGTGCTCACGCTCGTGCAATGGCTGGGTGTGCTCGGCGTGGTGTTCCTGGTCCTGTCGTACAGCTACCGCTTCGGCGCGCGGGCGGCCGAACGGGCTTCGGAACTCGCCGCGCACGACATCCGGCTGCGGCTCAGCCGCCGGGTGCTGCACCCGCGCGGTGGCGCCGAAAACGGCGCGCTGGCGGGTGAGCTCGCGAGCGTCGGCACCTCCGACGCGCGCCGCGTCGGCATGGTCGACGCCGTGCTGCCGTTCGGGTTCTCCGCGCTCGCCGGGCTCGTGGTGAGCGCGGTGGTGCTGCTGCGGATGTCCGTGCCGCTCGGGCTGCTCGTGCTGCTGGGCACGCCGCCGCTGCTGTTGCTGGCGCACCTGATCGGCAAGCCACTGGAACGGCGCAGCGAGGTGGAACAGGAGCGCGCGGCCCACGCTTCGGGCGTCGCGACCGACCTCGTCGCGGGCCTGCGCGTGCTCAAGGGCATCGGCGCGGAGCCCGCCGCGGTCGCGCGGTACCGCCGGACCAGCCAGGACTCGTTGCTGGCCACGGTGAAGGCGGCCCGCGCGCAGGCCTGGCACAACGGCGCGCTGCTCGCGCTGACCGGCATCTTCATCGCCCTGGTCGCCCTCGTCGGCGGCAACCTCGCCGCGAACGGCGACATCACCATCGGCGACCTCGTCGCGGCGGTCGGGCTCGCCCAGTTCCTGCAGACGCCGTTCTCGATTTTCGCCTGGGTCAACGGGCAGCTGGCCCAGGGCCGCGCCTCGGCCGGCCGGGTCGCGGCCGTGCTGAACGCGCCGCTCGCCGTGCCGGACGGCGAGGCCGGCCTGCCCGCGCCCGCCGGCGGCCGGGTCGAGCTTTCCGGTGTCACCCAAGGAAAGCTGCGCGGGCTCGACCTCGCCGTGCCACCCGGCCAGCTGCTCGGCGTGGTCACCACCGACCCCGCCGCGGCCACCGACCTGCTCGACTGCCTCGGCCGGTTCACCGACCCGGCGGCGGGCACCGTGCGGGTCGACGCCGCCGACCTGTCCACAGTGGACCCGGACCGGGTCCGCGAGGTCGTGCTCGTCGCCGCGCACGACGCCGACCTGTTCGAGGGAACCCTGGAGGAGAACGTGCGAGCGGGAGCGACCGGACTGTCCGACGGCGTGCTGTCCGCCGCGGCCGCCGACGAGGTGGCGAGCACGCTGCCCTCGGGCACGGCCACGGCGGTCACCGAGCGCGGGCGGTCGCTCTCGGGCGGGCAGCGGCAGCGCGTCGCGCTCGCCCGCGCGCTCGCCAGGGACGCCCCGGTGCTCGTGCTGCACGACCCGACCACGGCGGTGGACACGGTGACCGAGGCCCGCATCGCCGACGGGGTCGCCCGGCTCCGCCGCGGCCGCACCACGATCGTCGTCACCACCAGCCCGGCGCTGCTCGCGGCCACCGACCGAGTGGTGCTGCTCGAGGACGGCCGGGTGGTCGCCGACAGCGACCACGCCGGGCTGGTCCGAGAGCGCGCCGACTACCGCGCGGCGGTGCTGTCATGAACGACGCTGTCACGACCGGCCGTGAGCTCCTGCCGACGGCCGGCGGCCCCCGGATCCGCGCCGTGCTCGGCGACCTGATTCGCCGTTCGAAGGGCCGCGCGCTCGGCTCGTTCGCCTTCATCGTCGGCGCCACGGCGGTCGGCCTGCTCACCGCGCCGCTGCTGGGCCGGGTCGTCGACCTGGTCGCGCAGCACCGGCCGGCGACGGACCTGGTCACCCCTGTGGTGTCGCTGGTGCTGGTCGCGGTGGTGTCGGCGATCGCGACGGCGCTGGGCGTGTCGATGCTCGCCCGGCTCGGCGAGACGATGCTGGCCGACCTGCGCGAGCGGTTCGTCGACCGCGCCCTGAGCCTGCCGCTGGAACAGGTCGAGAAGGCCGGCTCCGGCGACCTGACCACCCGCGTCACCAACGACGTCTCAGTGGTCGCCGAAGCCGTGCGCGAGGCGCTGCCGGAGCTGGGCCGCTCAGTGCTGACGATCGTGCTGACACTCGGCGCGATGGCCTTGCTCGACTGGCGGTTCCTGGTCGCCGCGCTGCTGTCCGTGCCGATCCAGCTGCACACCGTCCGCTGGTACGTGCGGCAGGCGAAGCCGCTCTACGCCGCGCAGCGCGCCGCTGTCGGCTCGCAGCAGCAGCAGTTGCTGGACACCATCGGCGGCGCCAAGACCGTGCGCGCGTTCCGGCTGGCCGACCAGCACGTGGAGCGCGTCCGGGCCCGGTCCGAGGGCGCGGTGGAGCTGGCGTTGCGCGGGATCCGGCTGGTGACACGGTTCTTCGGGCGGCTGAACCTGGCCGAGTTCATCGGCCTGTCCGCCGTGCTCGCCGCGGGTTACCTGCTGGTGGGCGCGAACCTGGCGACGGTCGGCGTCGCGACCGCCGCCGCGCTCTACTTCCACAGCCTGTTCGGCCCGATCAACACCGCCCTCGCACTGGTCGACGACGCGCAGGCGGCGGCCGCGAGCCTGGCCCGGCTGATCGGCGTCGCCGACCTGCCCGCACCGGCCGAACCGCAGCGGCCCGGGCGGCCGGTGGACTCCTCGGTCAAGGCGACCGCGGTCGGTCACTCCTATGTGGACGGTCACCCGGTGCTGCGGGAGGTCGACCTCGACCTCTCCCCCGGCGAGCGCGTCGCGCTGGTCGGCGCGAGCGGCGCCGGGAAGACGACGCTGGCGAAGCTCGTCGCCGGCATCCACCGGGCCAGTTCCGGCGCGGTGTCGCTCGGCGGCGTCCCGCTCGACGAGCTGGGCCCGGCCCAGACCCGGCGCACGGTCGCGCTCATCAGCCAGGAGGTGCACGTCTTCAGCGGCACCCTGGCCGACGACCTGCGCCTCGCCCGCCCCGAGGCGAGCGACGAGGAGCTGCGGGCCGCGTTGACGGCCGTCGGCGCGCTCGGCTGGGCCGAGGCCCTGCCGGACGGGCTCGCGACCGTCGTCGGCGAGGGCGGGCACCAGCTCACCGTCACGCAGGCGCAGCAGCTCGCCCTGGTCCGCCTGGTGCTGGCCGACCCGCCGGTGGCGATCCTGGACGAGGCCACCGCCGAGGCGGGCAGCGCGGGCGCGAAGACGCTCGAAGCGGCCGCGGCGGCGGCGCTGTCCGGACGGACCGGGCTGGTCGTGGCGCACCGGCTCACCCAGGCGGCGGCGTCGGACCGGATCGTGGTCCTCGACGCGGGCGCCGTGGTCGAGACCGGAACGCACGACGAGCTGGTGGCCGCGGGTGGTGCGTACGCGACGTTGTGGGCCGCCTGGTCGGGGCAGCGCGAAGTCACGACGTGAGCGCTGTACGCGACGTTGTCGCCGCTTGGTCTGGGTAGCGAGCCGCAACGTGAGCCGTACGCGACGTTGTGGCCGCTTGGCCGGGGTAGCGAGCCACAACGTGAGCGGCGCCGCAGCCGTCATCCTTGCGTCGGCGGCCGAGAACGTCTTAGGTTAGCCAAACCTGATTAATCGAGATCGACCGCAAAGGACCGATGATGGCCCGCTTCCCCCTTCTGTCCGCCGTGCGCGGGCGCGCCCGGATCGCCGGGGCGCTGACCTCGGCGCTCCTGCTGGCCGGCGTGCTCACGGCCTGCGGTTCCGGCTCCGACACCGCGGCCGCGCCGGGCGGGTCGTCCGGCGCCACGGACCCGGGCGCGTTCCCGGTCACCATCGACCACAAGTACGGCTCGACGAAGATCGAGAAGGCGCCGCAGCGGGTGGTCACCGTCGGCCTCACCGAGCAGGACGCGCTGCTGGCCCTCGGCGTGGTCCCGGTCGGCACCACGGAGTGGCTGGGCAACTTCCCCGGCGCGGTCGGCCCGTGGGCCAAGGACAAGCTCGGCAACGCGCCGCTGCCGACCGTGCTGAAGGACTCCGACGGCCCGCAGTTCGAGAAGATCGCCGCGCTGAAGCCGGACCTGATCATCGGGCTGTACTCCGCGCTGACGCAGGAGCAGTACTCGACGCTGTCGAAGATCGCGCCGACGATCGCGCAGCCCAAGCAGTACAACGACTACGGCATCCCGTGGCAGGAGGCGACGAAGACGGTCGGCAAGGCGGTCGGCAAGGCCAAGGAGGCCGACCAGCTGGTGCAGGGCGTCGAGGACCAGTTCGCCAAGGCGCGCTCGGCGCACCCGGAGTTCGCCGGCAAGACGGCCCTGATGGCCACGCAGTACGACGGCTACTTCGTCTACGGCAGCGAGGACCCGCGCTCCCGCATCCTGACCGACCTCGGTTTCAAGCTGCCCGCGAACCTCGACCAGGCCATCGGCGACAAGTTCGGCGCGAACATCAGCGCCGAGCGCACCGACCTGCTGAACGTCGACGCGCTGGTCTGGATCGTCGACACGATCGCCAACGGCCAGGCCACCCTGGCGAAGGACAAGCTGTACTCGGGCCTGAACGTCGCGAAGCAGAAGCGCGAGGTCTTCATCGAAGACTCGAGCACCTACGGCAGCACGACGTCGTTCGTCAGCGTGCTGAGCCTGCCCTACCAGCTGGAGCGCCTCGTGCCCCAGCTCGCTGCGGCCGTGGACGGGAACCCGGCCACCGAGGTGAAGCCCGCCGGCTGATCCGTCCACACTGGACAGTTCGGCTGCTTCGACCAGCCGGGCCTCGGCGTCCTCGAGATTTCACCGGTCGGCCCCTGCCAGGCAAGCTCTCCGCCCGCCCGGCAGGGGCCGACCGGTGTTTCGCGGGAGGTACGGGGTGGCGCCGGGGTGCGGCCGTCAGCGGAGCCTTGACGTGTAGCCATGTGGGTGACGACCATACGTTCGATTCGCCGGTATTCTTGCTGGGTGAGTACCACCACGGGCACCCGCGAGGCATGGCAGCTTCCGGATGCGGAACTGGCCACGCTTCTCCTGGCGTGCGAGGAAAAACTGCGCCGCGGTCAGGCGGAAATGCTCGGCCTCGTCGGCGAGGCCGGGCGGCGAGGGCTGGGCAAGACGCTGGGATTCAAGGACACCACCGCGCTGCTGCGCGAGACGCTGCGGATCTCGTCCCGCGAGGCCGCCACCCGGATCGCCCACGCACACGCGACCACACCATCCACCTCACCAACCGGGGCGCCACAACCAGCATCGCTGGCAGCGACCGGACAGGCCCTCGCCGACGGCGTGATCAACCGCGAACACGTCCAGATCATCGTGACCCTGTTCGCCACCTGCCCGGCCGCGATCAACGCCGAAACCCGCGCCACCGACGAAGCCACCCTGATCGCACTGGCCACCCACGCAGCCCCCGAAGCCCTGCGCACCGCCGGACGGCGCCTGCTGGCCTACTGGGACGACCACACCACCCCACCCGACGACCGGCAACGCCGCGACCTGCACCCGACGCGACGACTGCACATCACCCACCGCCCCGACGGCAGCGCCCGCTTCACCGGCGAACTCGACCCCGACACCACCGCCGTCCTCGACGGACTGCTCGGCCCCCTGGCCAAACCCCGCCCCCACCCCGACACCCACGATCCCGGCACCCACGGCCCCGGCACCCACGGCCCCGACCCGCGCAGCACGGCCGAACGCCGCGGCGACGCCCTCGCCGACATCCTCGAACTCGCCGCCCGCTGCGACGACCTGACCGTGCAAGGCGGCGAACGAGCCGTGATGATCGTGACCGTCACCCTGGCCGACCTCGAAAGCCGCCTCACCCACACCCTGTCCACCACCCCCGGCATCGGCACCCCCGACGCACTACGCCGACACGCCTGCGAAGCAAAAGTCGTACCCGCCATCTTCGGCACCGACGGCCAGCCCTTGCACCTCGGCCGCACCACCCGACTGGCCACCCCCACCCAACGCCACGCCCTGACCCTGCGCGACAAAGGATGCGCCCACCCCGGCTGTGATCGCAGCCCGAAATGGTGCACCGTCCACCACGTGATCCCCTGGGCACAGGGCGGACCCACCAACCTCACCAACCTCGTCCTGCTCTGCCCCACCCACCACCGGCTCATCCACCACAGCGGCTGGACCATCCAGATGCGCCACGGAATCCCCGAATTCCTCCCACCACCCTGGCTCGACCCCCACCGCACACCCCGACGCAACCACATCCACGACACCACACCACCACGCCACCGACCGGCCCAGCACACCTGGCACCGGCGACTCCACTACGGACGGACAACCGACCCCTCGCAGACACCCACGAGGACGCAATGAACCGCCGAGCCAACCCCACCGGGAGCCAACCCCACCACCGGCAGCCAGGACGTCCGCGGCGACCTGCCGCCGTTCACCGGCGCCCTCAGCACCCTGCCTACTGCCCACAGCGACAGGAAAGGCTCAACGTGACGCCACCATGCATGCCACTCCAAGGCCACACCGCGGAAGTGCCCGAACAACGGGCCCTCCCGGGCTGATCCGGCCCGTTCTTCGACGCTACGTAGCTCAGGCGAACCGCCTCAGGACTCGATCAGCGACTTCGGCCGCAGGCCGGTCCAGTTCTGCTCGCCCTCTCGTGGGTCCGTCCGGCGATCAAGGGCGGCCGAGCTGGTCGTCCAGGAGGCGGAAGACGTCGTCGTCCGTGGCCGAGTCGAAGTCGAATTCGGGTTCCTGCCCAGCGGCCGGGCCGGTGCGGCGAGCCGCCCACTGGGTGCGGAGCACTTCGAGCCGGCCTTCGATCTGCTTGAACATCTCCTCGTCGACGGTGGCTGTCGCGAAGCTGCCCTCCAGCTGGTCGAGTTCGTCGAGGATGGACGCCGGGCCCGGACCCGCCGCGACCAGTTCGCCGCGGAGGTGGTCCACGAGCCCGGCCGGGGTCGGGTAGTCGAACAGCAGGGTGGCCGGGAGCCGGAGACCGGTCGCGGTGTTCATCCGGTTCCGGAATTCGACCGCGGTCAGTGAGTCGAAGCCCAGGTTCTGGAACTCGCGGTCCGGCTCGATCCCGCCGGCGTCGGCATGTCCGAGCACCAGCGCGACCTCGCCGCGGACGAGGTCCAGGAGCACCTCGTACCGGCCGTCGTCGTTCAGGCCGGCCAAACGGCTCACGAGCGAGTCCACCGGGACCGGACCGCCGGCCGCCGCTCGCCGCGGTGCCCGGATCAGGCCGCGCAGCAGCGCCGGGACCTCACCCCGGGCCCGCAGCGCGGCGAGGTCCAGCCGGGCCGGGACGACCGCCGGGTCACCGCTGCCCGTGCCCGCACTGCCCGTTGCCGCGTCGAACAGCGCCAGTCCCTCTTCCGGCGACAGCGCGGGCATGCCCGATCGCTCGAGCCGTTCGAGGTCGGCCTCGCTCAACGTGCCGGTCATTCCGGCGCCCTGAGCCCACGGGCCCCACGCCAGCGAAACGCCCGCGAGTCCCTCGGCGTGGCGCCGCCGGGCGAGCGCGTCGAGGAACGCGTTGCCCGCCGCGTAGTTCGCCTGGCCCGCGCCGCCGAACGTCCCGGCGACGGACGAGAACACCACAAACGCCTCCAGTGGCAGTTCGCGGGTGAGTTCGTGCAGGTGCCAGGCGGCGTCGGCCTTCGGCCGCAGCACGGCGGAGACCCGGTCCGGGGTAAGCGATTCGACGACCCCGTCGTCCAGCACCCCCGCGGTGTGCACGACCGCCGTCAGCGGGTGGGCGGCGGGCACGGCGGCCAGCAGGCCGGACACCGCGGACCGATCGGTCACGTCGCAGGCCACGACCGTGACCTCGGCACCCTGCTCACCGAGTTCCCGCACCAGCCGCTCGGCGTTCCCGGCGGCGAGACCGCTGCGGCTGGCCAGCAGCAGGTGACGGACGCCCCGCCCGGCCACGAGATGCCGGGCCAGCAGCGCGCCGAGCCCGCCGGTGCCACCGGTGACGAGCACCGTGCCTTCGGGATCCCAGTCCGCCGGTTCGCCGGCGGGGACCCGGACCAGCCGTCCCGCGAGGACCGTTCCGCCGCGGACCACCACCTGCGGTTCGCCGCTCGCGAGCGCGGCAGGCAGGACCGCGGCGATACTGCCGGTCCCGAGCGCGGCCGGCAGCGCCGCAGCAGTACCTCCAGTCCCGGGCGCGGCCGGCAGCACCGTCGTGTCCGGGCCGGTGTCCACCAGGCCGAACCGGCCCGGGTGCTCCGACTGCGCCGAGCGCACCAGCCCCCAGACCGCCGCTGCGGCGACGTCGTCGCCGTCGACCGCTCCGCGGGTCACGAATACGAGGCGGGAGGCGGCGAACCGTTCGTCCGCGAGCCATTCCTGCGCCAGGCCCAGCGCCCACGCCGACAGCCGGTGCGCCGAACCCGGCACGTCGGCCGGATCCCCGGGCAACGGATCCCCGGACACCGGGGCGCCGGACACCGGGACCACGACGACGTCCGGCACCTCGGTCAGCGCCGCCAGGTCCGCGGCGGCCGGCACGTCCAGTGTTTCGGCGAGTGCGGAATCCCCGCCCAGTATGGCGATCGAACCGGGGGGAACAGCGGATTCGGCGGGGACCGCGACCCAGTCCAGCCGGAACAGCGAGTCGCTTTCGGGCCCGGCGTCCCGCAGCTGTCCCGGGGCGACCGCGCGGACGAGCAGCGAATCCACCGAGACGACCGGTTGCCCGGAGCTGTCGGCGACTGCGATGGACATCGACTCGCCCGAGGTGCGCGTCAGCTTCACGCGGACTGCGGAGGCACCGGAGGCGTGGAGGGTCACGCCTTCCCAGGAGAACGGCAGTCCCCCGCCCTCGCCGTCGCCGGTGGCGAGCATCGAAGCGTGCAAGGCGGCGTCGAGCAGGGCCGGGTGGACGCCGAACGCCGCAGCGCCGGAACCCACAGTGCCGGAACCCGTGGCGCCGGAACCAGCGGCATCGGAACCAGCGGCGTCGGGCAGGACGACTTCGGCGAAGACCTCGTCGCCGCGCTGCCAGGCCGCCCGCAGCCCCTGGAACGCCGGCCCATAAGCGAACCCGGCGTCCGCGAACTCCTCGTAGCAGTTCTCCAGCGGCAGTGCCTCCGCGTCGGCGGGTGGCCACACCGCGGCGTCGAAGTCCACGGCTCGGCCCTCGACGACGAGCGTCCCGCTCGCGTTCTGGGTCCACGGGCGCTCGCCCGCCCCGTCGGCCCGCGAATGGATGGTGACGGCCCGCCGGCCGGACTCGTCGGCGTCGCCGACCCACAGCTGCAGCTGCACCGCGCCTTCGTCCGGCAGCACGAGCGGCGCGGCCAGGGTCAGCTCCTCGACGCTGGCGCAGCCTGCCTCGTCGGCGGCCCGCAGGGCGAGCTCGACGAGCGCGGTCCC
This genomic interval carries:
- a CDS encoding FecCD family ABC transporter permease encodes the protein MRSRSPGGFVVVSASPPVPRADPPPAPRARARALRGAGLLCAAGVLVLVMLLSIWVGSKGIPFASTWSVLWHNDGSADAVIIHDQRIPRTLLGALVGAALGLAGAVMQALTRNPLADPGLLGVNNGAAAAVVSAIAFAGVTGVLGYVWFAFLGAAIASVAVYLLGTAGRAGATPDRLVMSGAALTAVLQAYIGAVLLIDPDTFNQFRFWNVGSLSGRRGDVLLQVSPFIAVGIILALLLARPLNVLALGEQTGKALGAHIGRTRVLGAIAVTLLCGASTAAIGPVAFIGLAVPQAVRIMVGPDQRWVLPYSMVLSPVLLIGADVLGRILNPPEELQVGIVTAFLGAPVFIALCRRRKLARL
- a CDS encoding iron-siderophore ABC transporter substrate-binding protein, whose product is MARFPLLSAVRGRARIAGALTSALLLAGVLTACGSGSDTAAAPGGSSGATDPGAFPVTIDHKYGSTKIEKAPQRVVTVGLTEQDALLALGVVPVGTTEWLGNFPGAVGPWAKDKLGNAPLPTVLKDSDGPQFEKIAALKPDLIIGLYSALTQEQYSTLSKIAPTIAQPKQYNDYGIPWQEATKTVGKAVGKAKEADQLVQGVEDQFAKARSAHPEFAGKTALMATQYDGYFVYGSEDPRSRILTDLGFKLPANLDQAIGDKFGANISAERTDLLNVDALVWIVDTIANGQATLAKDKLYSGLNVAKQKREVFIEDSSTYGSTTSFVSVLSLPYQLERLVPQLAAAVDGNPATEVKPAG
- a CDS encoding ABC transporter ATP-binding protein is translated as MTTAAATTGRDVLRSAIAGQRKPVVLASVLAATHQGGEALVPVVIGVVIDRAVADSSVLTLVQWLGVLGVVFLVLSYSYRFGARAAERASELAAHDIRLRLSRRVLHPRGGAENGALAGELASVGTSDARRVGMVDAVLPFGFSALAGLVVSAVVLLRMSVPLGLLVLLGTPPLLLLAHLIGKPLERRSEVEQERAAHASGVATDLVAGLRVLKGIGAEPAAVARYRRTSQDSLLATVKAARAQAWHNGALLALTGIFIALVALVGGNLAANGDITIGDLVAAVGLAQFLQTPFSIFAWVNGQLAQGRASAGRVAAVLNAPLAVPDGEAGLPAPAGGRVELSGVTQGKLRGLDLAVPPGQLLGVVTTDPAAATDLLDCLGRFTDPAAGTVRVDAADLSTVDPDRVREVVLVAAHDADLFEGTLEENVRAGATGLSDGVLSAAAADEVASTLPSGTATAVTERGRSLSGGQRQRVALARALARDAPVLVLHDPTTAVDTVTEARIADGVARLRRGRTTIVVTTSPALLAATDRVVLLEDGRVVADSDHAGLVRERADYRAAVLS
- a CDS encoding HNH endonuclease signature motif containing protein produces the protein MSTTTGTREAWQLPDAELATLLLACEEKLRRGQAEMLGLVGEAGRRGLGKTLGFKDTTALLRETLRISSREAATRIAHAHATTPSTSPTGAPQPASLAATGQALADGVINREHVQIIVTLFATCPAAINAETRATDEATLIALATHAAPEALRTAGRRLLAYWDDHTTPPDDRQRRDLHPTRRLHITHRPDGSARFTGELDPDTTAVLDGLLGPLAKPRPHPDTHDPGTHGPGTHGPDPRSTAERRGDALADILELAARCDDLTVQGGERAVMIVTVTLADLESRLTHTLSTTPGIGTPDALRRHACEAKVVPAIFGTDGQPLHLGRTTRLATPTQRHALTLRDKGCAHPGCDRSPKWCTVHHVIPWAQGGPTNLTNLVLLCPTHHRLIHHSGWTIQMRHGIPEFLPPPWLDPHRTPRRNHIHDTTPPRHRPAQHTWHRRLHYGRTTDPSQTPTRTQ
- a CDS encoding ABC transporter ATP-binding protein, encoding MNDAVTTGRELLPTAGGPRIRAVLGDLIRRSKGRALGSFAFIVGATAVGLLTAPLLGRVVDLVAQHRPATDLVTPVVSLVLVAVVSAIATALGVSMLARLGETMLADLRERFVDRALSLPLEQVEKAGSGDLTTRVTNDVSVVAEAVREALPELGRSVLTIVLTLGAMALLDWRFLVAALLSVPIQLHTVRWYVRQAKPLYAAQRAAVGSQQQQLLDTIGGAKTVRAFRLADQHVERVRARSEGAVELALRGIRLVTRFFGRLNLAEFIGLSAVLAAGYLLVGANLATVGVATAAALYFHSLFGPINTALALVDDAQAAAASLARLIGVADLPAPAEPQRPGRPVDSSVKATAVGHSYVDGHPVLREVDLDLSPGERVALVGASGAGKTTLAKLVAGIHRASSGAVSLGGVPLDELGPAQTRRTVALISQEVHVFSGTLADDLRLARPEASDEELRAALTAVGALGWAEALPDGLATVVGEGGHQLTVTQAQQLALVRLVLADPPVAILDEATAEAGSAGAKTLEAAAAAALSGRTGLVVAHRLTQAAASDRIVVLDAGAVVETGTHDELVAAGGAYATLWAAWSGQREVTT
- a CDS encoding FecCD family ABC transporter permease, translating into MNAVKEKPIGTGRVSVRVAPRALVVGIVLFVLVFLLSAVSMTTGDYPLSFGDVVKTLFGFGDAGTEFIVTTLRLPRLLVALLVGGALGVSGGVLQSLSGNPLGSPDVIGFTEGSATGALLVIVLAHGGSSSVALGALAGGLLTALVVGLLAFRRGVQGFRLILVGIGVAAMLTAFNSYLITRASLQDAYSAQAWLVGGLNGRGWEEVVPVGIAVVILLPIAFGYGRRLSLLEMGDDSAKGLGVPVERTRMVLIAVSVTLCAVATAAAGPIAFVALAAPQLAKRLARSARPTLVSAALMGALLLVASDLVTRLVFGEEGLPVGIATGAIGGLYLMWLLSSQWRRNRG